From the genome of Nicotiana sylvestris chromosome 2, ASM39365v2, whole genome shotgun sequence, one region includes:
- the LOC104232354 gene encoding (13S,14R)-1,13-dihydroxy-N-methylcanadine 13-O-acetyltransferase AT1-like, translating to MGTSGKDINCFTFDLGTIFLASDHSSKILKSSSSSIRKPREIAMVAKRFVINESAISSLRDKLGFKPTRVEMVISLLWRALINASQQRNGHLRPCLLILSMNLRGKIDFPRYKSSFGNFAIDVPVKFIPGGAETKMELQDFIILLKDTIQKKSLLFAKASTCDLFSMVAKFHDEIQQWEDNDEVDVFMVSTLCSFPVYESILGGENRA from the coding sequence ATGGGAACTTCCGGAAAGGATATCAACTGCTTCACCTTTGATTTAGGAACCATCTTCCTAGCAAGTGATCATTCGTCGAAAATTCTCAAGTCCTCCTCGAGTTCTATAAGAAAACCTAGAGAGATTGCAATGGTGGCAAAGAGGTTTGTCATTAATGAATCAGCAATATCAAGTCTTAGGGACaaactaggtttcaaacccacaAGGGTTGAGATGGTGATTTCTCTTTTGTGGAGGGCTCTAATCAATGCTTCTCAACAAAGAAATGGGCATTTAAGACCTTGCTTATTGATTCTTTCTATGAATTTACGTGGTAAGATTGACTTTCCAAGATATAAAAGTTCCTTTGGAAATTTTGCTATTGATGTTCCAGTCAAATTCATACCAGGAGGAGCAGAAACAAAAATGGAGTTGCAAGATTTTATAATATTGCTTAAGGATACAATACAAAAGAAAAGCTTATTATTTGCTAAAGCTTCTACATGTGACTTATTTTCCATGGTAGCCAAGTTTCATGACGAAATACAACAATGGGAAGATAATGATGAAGTGGATGTATTCATGGTCTCAACCTTGTGCAGCTTTCCTGTTTATGAATCGATTTTGGGTGGGGAAAACCGTGCTTGA